In Flavobacterium sp. CS20, a single window of DNA contains:
- a CDS encoding carbohydrate kinase family protein, translating to MDWTQKPIDVISTGEILIDMIGQQMDCPLSETIEFQRFVGGSPANVAFNLNTLKSNVHFIGSIGQDGLGKYILSEFKSHNLAIKGLNQSSKLPTTLILVSKTSQTPDFIPYRGADTQINSNMFSKEILQQTKVFHTTCFALSKNPAQNSILKATKTAKTLGAELSIDLNYASQIWSDKTEAEVIIGEYLHLNPLLKISEDDVSRLLDASLSHQEIFNYFQSKHGVKRIYLTLGSQGVKYLDIHGKINHLPAQPIKEIKDVTGAGDAFWSGFLYGFTKKFDQEQCLKMALKLSAIKLQHVGGLSENLNLFLE from the coding sequence ATGGATTGGACTCAAAAACCTATAGACGTCATTTCCACTGGCGAAATTCTCATCGATATGATTGGGCAACAAATGGATTGCCCGTTATCTGAAACTATTGAATTTCAGCGTTTTGTAGGTGGTTCGCCTGCAAATGTAGCTTTTAATTTAAACACGTTAAAATCAAATGTTCATTTTATAGGCAGTATTGGTCAAGATGGTTTGGGTAAATATATTTTAAGTGAATTTAAATCTCATAATTTAGCGATTAAAGGATTAAATCAAAGTTCAAAATTACCCACTACTCTAATCTTAGTTTCAAAAACCAGCCAAACTCCAGATTTCATTCCTTACCGAGGAGCTGATACTCAGATAAATTCAAACATGTTTTCAAAAGAAATTCTCCAACAAACCAAAGTGTTTCATACCACTTGTTTTGCTTTATCTAAAAACCCCGCACAAAATTCAATTTTAAAAGCGACTAAAACAGCTAAAACATTAGGTGCTGAATTGAGTATAGATTTGAATTATGCGTCACAAATTTGGTCAGACAAAACAGAAGCTGAAGTTATTATAGGAGAATACCTTCACCTGAATCCTTTATTGAAAATAAGCGAAGATGATGTGAGTCGTCTTCTTGACGCGTCTTTGAGTCACCAAGAAATTTTTAATTACTTTCAAAGTAAACACGGTGTAAAACGCATTTACTTAACCCTAGGAAGTCAAGGTGTTAAATATTTAGATATACATGGCAAAATCAATCATCTTCCAGCACAACCTATCAAAGAGATCAAAGACGTTACAGGAGCTGGCGATGCTTTTTGGTCTGGGTTTTTATATGGGTTTACAAAAAAATTTGACCAAGAGCAATGTTTGAAAATGGCGTTAAAATTGTCTGCTATTAAACTTCAGCACGTTGGTGGGCTTTCTGAAAACTTGAATTTGTTTTTGGAGTAA
- a CDS encoding LD-carboxypeptidase, whose translation MIKPELLSLNDKVAIICTARAVDENDLKSALNILNSWQLQPILGQSIGLKHHQFGGTDDERAADLQQQINNPEIKAIWCAKGGYGTARIIDQIDFTPLLKNPKWIIGYSDVTALHLHLQNIGLCSLHAQMPVDIENKSKKTHKSLKQSLFKNPFNIYYKSKFKSQSGQAQGQLIGGNLSVLYSVLGSESIASFKDKILFLEDLDEYLYHIDRMMLSLSRQGLLKQLKGLIIGGMTDMNDNSTPFGKTAYEIIEHYTKDLKIPIAYNCPAGHQFENIALTLGAKINLNVKNNKISIEY comes from the coding sequence ATGATAAAGCCAGAATTACTATCACTTAATGACAAAGTTGCTATAATTTGTACAGCAAGGGCTGTTGATGAAAATGATTTAAAATCTGCTCTAAATATTCTTAATTCTTGGCAACTTCAACCCATCTTAGGACAAAGTATTGGATTAAAGCATCATCAGTTTGGCGGAACCGATGATGAAAGAGCGGCTGACTTACAACAACAAATTAACAACCCTGAAATAAAAGCCATTTGGTGTGCTAAAGGCGGTTATGGTACAGCCAGAATTATTGACCAAATAGATTTTACGCCATTGCTTAAAAATCCCAAATGGATCATTGGCTATTCTGATGTTACGGCTTTGCATTTACATCTTCAAAATATAGGCCTCTGCAGTCTTCACGCTCAGATGCCAGTAGATATTGAAAATAAGTCTAAAAAAACTCATAAAAGTTTAAAGCAAAGCTTGTTTAAAAATCCTTTTAATATTTACTATAAATCAAAATTCAAATCTCAATCTGGTCAAGCCCAAGGTCAACTTATTGGTGGAAACTTATCGGTATTATACTCGGTTTTAGGCTCTGAATCTATAGCGAGTTTTAAAGATAAAATTTTATTTCTTGAAGATTTAGATGAATATCTCTATCACATAGATCGAATGATGTTGAGCTTGAGCAGGCAAGGTTTACTCAAGCAACTAAAAGGCCTTATCATAGGCGGAATGACTGATATGAATGACAACTCTACGCCTTTCGGAAAAACAGCTTATGAAATAATAGAGCATTACACAAAAGATTTGAAAATCCCAATAGCTTACAATTGCCCAGCCGGACATCAGTTTGAGAATATTGCATTAACTTTAGGGGCTAAAATAAATCTTAATGTAAAAAACAATAAAATCTCTATAGAATATTAA
- a CDS encoding YraN family protein produces MAEHNQLGKAGESLALKLLKDKGYEILAKNYRFQKAEVDIIALKNETLVAVEVKTRSTPEFGNPQEFVKPAQMKRLVEAVDHFVNERHLDYEVRFDIIGIIKNKLGTRIEHLEDAFLHF; encoded by the coding sequence ATGGCAGAGCACAATCAACTTGGTAAAGCTGGCGAAAGTTTGGCTTTAAAACTTCTTAAAGATAAAGGCTATGAGATTTTAGCTAAAAACTACCGATTTCAAAAAGCCGAAGTTGACATTATTGCTCTAAAAAACGAAACTTTGGTAGCCGTAGAAGTCAAAACCAGAAGCACGCCAGAATTTGGCAATCCACAAGAGTTTGTAAAACCTGCTCAAATGAAACGCCTTGTTGAGGCTGTTGACCATTTTGTTAATGAAAGACATTTAGACTACGAAGTGAGGTTTGATATAATCGGAATTATTAAAAATAAACTCGGCACCAGAATTGAACACCTTGAAGATGCGTTTTTGCATTTTTAA
- a CDS encoding TonB-dependent receptor, with translation MKKLLLGLFLLCGVGAIAQGTITGKVIDNGYNQPLAGADVLIKGTEIGSMTDFDGNFTLTTDLNQGVILISYVGYESKEIEFNFSDTQIINLGEIRLNPGNQLDEIVLVGRDVLDVALERETPVAVSTVRSSYIQEKIGNQEFPEILEQTPSVYVTKQGGGFGDSRMTVRGFNQVNTSVIINGQPVNDMENGIVYWSNWLGLADVAAGVQVQRGLGATNLAIPSVGGTVNIVTKSTEKQAGGRIQTLVGNDSYLKTLASYNTGLGKNGWATSLLISRWEGDGYIDGTKGEGYTYFGSVGYAPVDSDHAINITFTGAGQWHHQRTSMISLRDYFNFGGDDFRKFNIDWGYLNGEEYSFRRNFYNKPIATLNWDWDINDKLSLATALYGSWGRGGGTGPRGRNFGINPFGQDLTAFMQDGNTDFRTNEGIIDFDAVVANNKAGTPYQVQGSPYEGLILGSNGYNDNGVNSNIAIRRSSMNSHNWYGAISKLKYETGNWTIGAGVDLRYYEGFHYRVVNDLLGLDGYFSTGNQNLSEGLIITETIDAKPFKDTGLKYDKIDYYNVGIVKWSGFNGKFEYKKDNKYSAIIQYGISNQNYQREDYFDEPNNIISDDENKLGGYVKGGANYNIDDVHNVFFNAGYISRQPFFDAIFPNFANEVNQDAENETITSFEVGYGYTTSELKINLNLYNTLWSDRFFTTSFDFLNGQSGTAQFSNVEQLHQGVELEVFYKPITDLMVSGMLSVGDWRYKDNVESRVFDENNNFVPEASSTLYLEDVKVGNAAQTTLCSNGRL, from the coding sequence ATGAAAAAATTATTACTCGGATTATTTTTACTCTGCGGAGTTGGTGCAATTGCACAAGGAACAATTACTGGAAAAGTAATAGACAATGGTTACAATCAACCGCTTGCAGGAGCAGATGTGTTGATTAAAGGAACTGAAATTGGCTCTATGACCGATTTTGATGGTAATTTTACTCTTACAACCGATTTAAATCAAGGTGTTATACTTATATCTTACGTTGGTTACGAAAGTAAAGAAATTGAATTTAATTTTTCTGATACACAAATAATTAATCTTGGTGAGATAAGGCTTAATCCAGGAAATCAATTAGACGAAATAGTATTAGTAGGAAGAGATGTCCTTGATGTGGCACTTGAACGCGAAACCCCAGTAGCTGTTTCTACGGTAAGATCAAGCTACATACAAGAAAAAATAGGAAATCAAGAATTTCCAGAAATTCTAGAACAAACCCCTTCTGTTTATGTTACTAAACAAGGCGGTGGTTTTGGAGATTCACGTATGACGGTTAGAGGATTTAATCAAGTCAATACTTCTGTAATTATCAACGGACAACCTGTAAATGATATGGAAAATGGTATTGTTTATTGGTCAAACTGGTTAGGCTTAGCAGATGTTGCTGCTGGTGTTCAAGTTCAACGTGGTTTAGGAGCAACTAACTTAGCTATACCTTCTGTAGGTGGTACTGTAAACATTGTGACCAAATCAACTGAAAAGCAAGCTGGTGGAAGAATTCAAACTTTAGTTGGTAATGATAGCTATTTAAAAACACTTGCGTCTTATAATACTGGTTTGGGTAAAAATGGCTGGGCAACAAGCTTACTAATCAGTCGCTGGGAAGGTGATGGTTATATTGATGGCACCAAAGGAGAAGGCTATACCTATTTTGGTTCTGTTGGCTACGCACCAGTAGATAGCGATCATGCTATAAACATAACCTTTACTGGTGCTGGACAATGGCATCACCAAAGAACTTCTATGATAAGCCTTAGAGATTACTTTAATTTTGGAGGCGATGACTTTAGAAAATTTAATATAGATTGGGGATATTTGAACGGCGAAGAATACTCATTCAGACGCAATTTTTACAATAAACCAATCGCTACTTTAAACTGGGATTGGGATATCAATGACAAACTATCTTTAGCCACAGCACTTTACGGCTCTTGGGGTCGTGGTGGTGGAACTGGTCCAAGAGGTAGAAATTTTGGTATTAATCCTTTTGGACAAGATTTAACCGCATTTATGCAGGATGGAAATACAGATTTTAGAACAAATGAAGGTATTATCGATTTTGATGCTGTTGTGGCTAATAACAAAGCTGGCACGCCTTATCAAGTACAAGGTTCGCCTTATGAAGGATTAATTTTAGGTTCAAATGGCTATAATGATAATGGCGTGAATAGCAATATTGCTATTAGAAGATCTTCAATGAACTCTCATAACTGGTACGGTGCTATTTCTAAATTAAAATATGAAACTGGTAATTGGACTATTGGAGCTGGAGTAGATTTAAGATATTACGAAGGGTTTCACTATAGAGTGGTTAACGATTTGTTAGGTTTGGACGGATATTTTAGCACAGGCAATCAAAATCTTAGCGAGGGTTTAATTATCACCGAAACTATTGATGCAAAACCATTTAAAGACACTGGTCTTAAATATGATAAAATTGATTATTACAACGTTGGTATAGTCAAATGGTCAGGTTTCAACGGAAAATTTGAATATAAAAAAGACAACAAATATTCGGCTATTATTCAATATGGTATTTCAAACCAAAACTATCAAAGAGAAGACTACTTTGATGAACCAAATAATATCATTAGCGATGACGAAAATAAATTAGGTGGTTACGTCAAAGGTGGTGCAAATTACAATATTGATGATGTGCATAATGTTTTCTTTAATGCTGGTTATATATCACGTCAACCATTTTTTGATGCTATTTTTCCAAACTTTGCAAATGAAGTAAATCAAGATGCTGAAAATGAAACTATCACGTCATTTGAAGTTGGTTATGGTTATACTACATCTGAATTAAAAATCAATTTAAACCTATACAACACTTTGTGGAGTGATAGATTTTTCACCACGAGTTTTGATTTCTTAAATGGTCAGTCTGGTACAGCTCAATTTTCAAATGTTGAACAATTGCACCAAGGTGTTGAATTAGAAGTTTTTTATAAACCCATCACAGATTTAATGGTGTCAGGTATGCTTTCAGTTGGTGATTGGAGATATAAAGATAATGTAGAATCAAGAGTATTTGATGAAAATAATAATTTTGTTCCTGAAGCCTCATCTACTTTGTATCTCGAGGATGTTAAAGTTGGTAATGCTGCTCAGACCACTCTTTGCTCTAATGGTAGATTATGA
- a CDS encoding TonB-dependent receptor has product MVDYEITNALGVDAGLRYFDNLYADFAPNDQEFLNPDNKGAVELPNYTVVDAGIDYRFSFDKSDLFLRLNVNNIFDEEYISESLTNIHTDSNTENTYQGVDYRNSVNWGFGTTWNFSVSYNF; this is encoded by the coding sequence ATGGTAGATTATGAAATAACCAATGCTTTAGGTGTTGATGCTGGTTTGAGATATTTTGATAATTTATATGCAGATTTTGCACCAAATGACCAAGAATTTTTAAATCCAGATAACAAAGGTGCAGTTGAGCTTCCAAACTATACCGTAGTTGACGCTGGAATAGATTATCGCTTTTCATTTGACAAATCAGATTTATTTCTCAGATTAAACGTTAACAATATTTTTGATGAAGAATATATCTCTGAATCATTAACAAACATCCATACTGATAGTAATACTGAAAACACTTATCAAGGAGTAGATTATAGAAACTCTGTTAATTGGGGTTTTGGTACAACTTGGAATTTCTCTGTTAGCTATAATTTTTAA
- a CDS encoding lysophospholipid acyltransferase family protein, whose translation MFWRIWFYVLMLFSIIILFPFLLISTLREEWYGFFFKVAKTWAVINLFGMGFVPKVQFLETMEKDKSYLLVSNHTSMIDIMMMLYVSKNPFVFVGKKELAKYPLFGFFYKRTCILVDRQDSKSRHAVFQQAKERLEKGLSVCIFPEGGVPDDMSIVLDRFKDGAFRLAINHQIPIVPIVFYDNKAKFSYKFFSGKPGVLRAKVLEFIETQGFSIQDKRLLNQKVRQTILKELQNKKPCQS comes from the coding sequence TTGTTTTGGCGCATTTGGTTTTATGTGCTGATGCTTTTTAGTATTATTATTCTCTTTCCTTTTTTATTGATTTCAACTTTAAGGGAAGAATGGTATGGATTCTTTTTTAAAGTAGCAAAGACATGGGCGGTTATCAATTTATTTGGAATGGGTTTTGTACCCAAAGTTCAGTTTTTAGAGACAATGGAAAAAGACAAAAGTTATTTATTGGTATCAAATCACACTAGTATGATAGATATTATGATGATGTTGTATGTTTCTAAAAATCCTTTTGTGTTTGTTGGCAAAAAAGAATTAGCAAAATATCCATTGTTTGGTTTTTTTTATAAACGCACTTGTATTTTGGTTGATAGGCAAGATAGCAAAAGTCGCCATGCGGTTTTTCAACAAGCAAAAGAGCGTTTAGAAAAGGGCTTGAGTGTTTGTATTTTTCCTGAAGGTGGCGTGCCAGATGATATGTCTATTGTTTTAGACAGGTTTAAAGATGGTGCGTTTCGCTTGGCTATCAATCATCAAATTCCCATTGTACCGATTGTTTTTTATGATAATAAAGCTAAATTTTCTTATAAATTTTTTAGTGGCAAACCGGGTGTTTTACGTGCTAAAGTTTTAGAGTTTATAGAGACACAAGGATTTAGTATTCAAGATAAAAGATTGCTTAATCAAAAGGTTAGGCAAACTATATTAAAAGAACTTCAAAACAAAAAACCCTGCCAAAGTTGA
- the trpS gene encoding tryptophan--tRNA ligase, with amino-acid sequence MSRILTGIQSTGTPHLGNLLGAILPAIEMANNPKNDSFLFIADLHSLTQIKDAKTLKNNTLHTARTWLAFGLNPEKTVFYRQSQVAQVTELTWYLNCFFPYQRLTLAHSFKDKSDRLEDVNSGLFTYPMLMVADILLYDADIVPVGKDQLQHIEMTRDVAQRFHAKLGETFVLPQPKIQKNTQLIIGTDGEKMSKSKQNIINIFDNDKKLRKTIMSIKTDSTPLEEPKDPDTCIVFNLYKCIASDDKISEMKANYLNGGFGYGHAKTALFEEIKDRFKTERETFQHLIQNPEKIEETLQAGEAKARVVANEVLARVRQKLGYQS; translated from the coding sequence ATGTCACGTATTTTAACTGGAATACAAAGTACAGGAACTCCACATCTCGGCAATCTTCTCGGGGCAATTTTACCTGCCATTGAAATGGCAAACAACCCTAAAAATGACTCTTTTTTATTTATAGCCGATTTACATTCGCTCACCCAAATAAAAGATGCCAAAACTCTAAAAAATAATACTTTACACACCGCAAGAACTTGGTTGGCTTTTGGTCTTAACCCAGAAAAAACAGTGTTTTACAGACAAAGCCAAGTGGCACAAGTTACTGAATTGACTTGGTATCTCAACTGTTTTTTTCCCTATCAACGCTTGACTTTAGCCCACTCTTTTAAAGACAAATCAGATCGGCTTGAAGATGTCAATTCTGGGTTGTTTACCTATCCTATGTTGATGGTCGCTGATATTTTGCTATATGATGCCGATATTGTTCCCGTTGGTAAAGACCAATTGCAACACATTGAAATGACGAGAGACGTCGCACAGCGTTTTCATGCTAAACTTGGTGAAACATTTGTATTACCTCAGCCCAAAATACAAAAAAACACTCAACTCATTATTGGAACAGATGGCGAAAAAATGAGTAAATCAAAACAAAATATCATCAATATTTTTGACAATGATAAAAAGCTTCGCAAAACCATTATGAGTATTAAAACGGACAGCACACCATTAGAAGAACCTAAAGATCCTGATACTTGTATTGTTTTTAATCTCTATAAATGCATTGCTTCAGATGATAAAATCTCTGAAATGAAAGCCAATTATCTTAACGGCGGTTTTGGATACGGTCATGCAAAGACAGCTTTGTTTGAAGAAATTAAAGACAGATTTAAAACCGAAAGAGAAACCTTTCAACATTTAATCCAAAATCCAGAGAAAATTGAAGAAACCTTACAAGCAGGTGAAGCAAAAGCTAGAGTTGTAGCAAACGAAGTTTTAGCTCGTGTGAGACAAAAATTAGGTTATCAATCATAA
- a CDS encoding geranylgeranyl reductase family protein encodes MRYDVAVIGSGPSGASLAAFHAAKLGLKTIIIEKETLPRYKTCGGGFVFRGRKNLPFDISEVVEREFVDIDIAFAGKNLSFKTKRDKPIITMIMRDSFDHLIVKKAQEFGVELLQTEALKELKCGEIATLKTSTKEIQAKFVVARDGALSPTAKLSNWQETRMMCPALEYELEVSDEDFERLSHSARFDIDVVPLGYGWCFPKKNHLSVGVGNFMKTKKNPKLRENYHQYVDFIGIKNIISSSAHGFIIPISPRKDGFVKQNVFLIGDLAGFADPVTAEGISNAIYSGKIVAKAIAESNLDLRQAEKNYHDKLDEKLLLELKTGVKLAKLFYENKTLRNLMLKQFGQHLADAMTDVFMGERTYPHDYKKSIQKRLKKIVF; translated from the coding sequence ATGAGATATGATGTTGCAGTCATAGGTAGTGGTCCATCTGGAGCGAGTCTTGCTGCTTTTCACGCTGCAAAATTAGGTTTGAAAACCATTATTATTGAAAAGGAAACTTTACCCCGCTACAAAACTTGTGGTGGTGGTTTTGTGTTTCGGGGTCGTAAAAATCTGCCTTTTGACATCTCTGAAGTCGTAGAAAGAGAATTTGTTGATATTGACATAGCCTTTGCTGGTAAGAATCTTAGTTTTAAAACCAAAAGAGACAAGCCAATTATTACGATGATTATGCGGGATTCCTTTGATCACCTCATAGTAAAAAAAGCTCAAGAATTTGGAGTTGAACTATTACAAACTGAAGCTTTAAAAGAATTGAAATGTGGTGAAATTGCAACATTAAAAACCTCAACTAAAGAAATTCAAGCCAAGTTTGTCGTTGCAAGAGATGGGGCGTTAAGCCCAACCGCTAAACTATCTAACTGGCAAGAAACCCGTATGATGTGTCCAGCACTTGAATATGAATTAGAAGTCAGTGATGAAGATTTTGAGCGTTTATCTCATTCTGCACGATTTGATATTGATGTTGTACCTTTAGGTTATGGTTGGTGTTTTCCTAAAAAAAATCACTTATCGGTTGGTGTGGGTAATTTTATGAAAACCAAAAAGAATCCAAAACTCCGTGAAAATTACCATCAGTATGTTGATTTTATTGGTATCAAAAACATTATCTCGTCTTCTGCTCACGGTTTTATTATCCCTATTAGCCCTCGAAAAGATGGATTTGTCAAGCAAAATGTTTTTCTCATTGGTGATCTTGCTGGTTTTGCCGATCCTGTTACTGCAGAAGGGATTTCCAATGCTATTTACAGTGGTAAAATTGTTGCTAAGGCTATTGCAGAAAGCAATTTAGACCTAAGACAAGCAGAGAAGAACTACCATGACAAACTCGATGAAAAACTACTTCTAGAATTAAAAACAGGCGTAAAGTTGGCTAAATTATTTTATGAAAATAAAACCCTCAGAAATTTAATGCTTAAACAATTTGGTCAACATCTCGCTGACGCCATGACCGATGTTTTTATGGGCGAACGCACTTATCCGCATGATTATAAAAAGAGTATTCAGAAACGCTTGAAAAAGATTGTGTTTTAG
- a CDS encoding thymidylate synthase, with protein sequence MKQYHDLIKHVLENGTDKGDRTGTGTRSVFGYQMRFNLNEGFPLVTTKKIHLKSIIHELLWFIKGDTNIKYLQDNGVRIWNEWADENGDLYPVYGHQWRNWNSESIDQLSEVIQSINNNPNSRRMIVSAWNPSVLPDTSKSFADNVANGKAALPPCHAFFQFYVAERKLSCQLYQRSADIFLGVPFNIASYALLTMMIAQVCDLGYGDFIHTFGDAHIYQNHFEQVKLQLSRDFRPLPEMKINPEVNSIFDFTFEDFELINYNPHPHIKGKVAV encoded by the coding sequence ATGAAACAATATCACGACTTGATTAAACACGTTTTAGAAAACGGCACTGACAAAGGAGACCGAACTGGCACAGGCACAAGAAGTGTTTTTGGCTATCAAATGCGTTTCAATTTAAACGAAGGTTTTCCTTTAGTGACCACTAAAAAAATCCATTTAAAGTCCATAATTCACGAATTATTGTGGTTTATCAAAGGCGATACCAATATTAAGTATCTTCAAGACAATGGCGTGCGAATTTGGAACGAATGGGCTGATGAAAACGGAGATTTATACCCAGTTTACGGTCATCAATGGCGCAACTGGAATAGCGAAAGCATCGATCAACTTTCAGAAGTTATCCAAAGCATTAATAACAATCCTAACAGCCGCCGGATGATAGTTTCAGCTTGGAATCCGAGTGTTTTGCCTGATACATCAAAAAGCTTTGCAGACAACGTAGCTAATGGCAAAGCCGCTTTACCGCCATGTCATGCATTTTTTCAATTTTATGTAGCCGAAAGAAAATTGTCTTGCCAACTTTATCAACGCAGTGCTGATATTTTTCTTGGCGTGCCTTTTAATATCGCGTCTTATGCACTTTTAACTATGATGATTGCACAGGTTTGCGATTTAGGTTACGGCGATTTTATACATACTTTTGGCGATGCCCATATTTATCAAAACCATTTTGAGCAAGTCAAGTTGCAACTTTCAAGAGATTTTAGACCATTGCCAGAGATGAAAATCAATCCAGAGGTAAACTCTATTTTTGATTTTACATTTGAAGATTTTGAGTTGATAAACTATAATCCACATCCGCATATTAAAGGAAAAGTTGCTGTTTAA
- a CDS encoding DNA methyltransferase produces the protein MFTEIVENFQLKKSFDLFEDETKTICSTIYIDGIPIKKYTNEFWTAKQRQANSIHEVSYRACFKPQLPKFFIENLTYKGDFVYDPFLGRGTTAIEAALLGRNIIGNDVNPLSQIFTESRLQIPNLQELEMYLNKIDFEKDIDTNYDLDMFFHEKTLKELCNLRAFILEKESQQTLNKYDKWIRMVAANRLTGHSKGFFSVYTMPPNQAVSRERQIKINDKKQQTPDYRNAKQIILKKSKSLLRDLNQHQIQNLNLASKKAVFLNKDASQTYEIPENKVSLTVTSPPFLDVIQYAKDNWMRAWFNGIDYNEVERKITMSKKIEDWCDKMQNVFHELYRITKPGGHVAFEVGEIRNGKIRLDEYVVPLGIKANFRPVCILINEQVFTKTANIWGVDNNSKGTNSNRVVIFKK, from the coding sequence ATGTTTACAGAAATTGTAGAAAATTTTCAGTTAAAAAAGTCATTTGATTTATTTGAAGATGAAACCAAAACTATTTGTTCTACAATTTATATTGACGGAATACCTATTAAAAAATATACAAACGAGTTTTGGACAGCCAAACAAAGACAAGCTAATAGCATACATGAAGTGTCCTACAGAGCGTGTTTTAAACCTCAACTGCCCAAGTTTTTTATTGAAAACTTAACCTATAAAGGTGATTTTGTTTATGACCCATTTTTAGGACGAGGAACCACTGCAATTGAAGCCGCTTTACTGGGAAGAAACATAATAGGTAATGATGTTAATCCTTTAAGTCAAATTTTTACAGAATCAAGATTGCAAATACCTAATCTTCAGGAGCTTGAGATGTATTTAAACAAAATAGATTTCGAGAAAGACATAGACACTAACTATGATTTAGACATGTTCTTTCATGAAAAAACTCTTAAAGAATTGTGTAATTTAAGAGCTTTTATTTTAGAAAAAGAAAGCCAACAAACTTTAAATAAATATGATAAATGGATCAGGATGGTTGCTGCCAACCGATTGACTGGGCATTCTAAAGGTTTCTTTTCAGTTTATACCATGCCACCAAATCAGGCTGTTTCAAGAGAAAGACAAATAAAAATAAATGATAAAAAACAACAAACACCAGATTATAGGAATGCTAAACAAATCATTCTAAAAAAATCAAAATCTTTGCTTAGAGATTTAAACCAACATCAAATACAAAATCTTAATTTAGCTTCCAAAAAAGCAGTTTTTTTAAATAAAGATGCTTCTCAAACTTACGAAATACCAGAAAATAAAGTATCTTTAACAGTAACTTCACCACCATTTTTGGATGTTATACAATATGCAAAAGACAATTGGATGCGAGCTTGGTTTAATGGTATTGACTATAATGAAGTTGAGAGAAAGATTACCATGTCTAAAAAAATTGAAGATTGGTGTGATAAAATGCAAAATGTTTTTCATGAACTTTACAGAATTACAAAACCTGGAGGTCATGTTGCTTTTGAAGTTGGAGAAATTAGAAATGGAAAGATAAGATTAGATGAATACGTCGTTCCTCTCGGCATAAAAGCGAATTTCAGACCCGTTTGTATATTAATAAACGAACAGGTTTTTACTAAAACCGCAAACATTTGGGGCGTTGACAATAACTCTAAAGGTACTAATTCTAATCGTGTAGTAATTTTTAAAAAATAA